In Flavobacteriales bacterium TMED191, the DNA window TACCTCAAAACCTTACAATAACTAATATAGATAATAATTCAATTTACGCTTTAATTACAAATGTGTGCGGAGGTGAAAATGTAATTGATATCATTGCAGATTTTAACTGTATAGAAACAATAGAAGTTGAATTGTATCAACCAGAACTATTTGAATTAGAAATTGCATATAATGATGTAACTTGTCCTGAAGGCCAAGACGGCTCTATTGAAATCATTTTTAATGGAGGAACTGGAGAACCATCTTTTAATTGGACACTAAATAACACAACATATGCAACTACTGGAAATATTTCATCATTAAGTAGTGGAGAATACTACCTAAATATTACTGACCAAAATGAATGTATTTTTGATGCCATTGTTGACATTGAAGAACCACCACTATTTGATATTTCATGGGAAATTAATTCACCTGCATGTTCAAGCGAAAATGGTACAGTTAACTTTAATGTAGTAGGTGGACATATGGGCAATTATCAATTTTCATATCAAAATCAAATTTATGAATTCACCCAAACAGAATCTATAGATTTACCAAGCGGTGAACATATATTTACCTTTATTGATTCGGAAGGATGTGAATCCAATGATATAGTTATTAATATGAATCCGGTCTCTGAAGACTGTTTATTAATACCAAGTTTATTTACTCCTAATGGTGATGGTTTAAATGACATATGGGAAATTGGTGGAATTGAAAATTACCCTAATGCAATTATACATATTTATAATCGGTGGGGTCAGGTTATATTTAAATCAACTAGTAATTACAAGGGAAATGAGTGGGACGGCACCTATAATGAAACTCCCCTACCCTTTGCAGTTTATTATTACACTATAGATCCTATTAATGAAAATGGTAAAACATATAATGGAGGGGTTACAATCAAATATTAATTTTATATGAAAAAATATATTCCAATATTAGCAATTATTATCTGTCTAAGTTCTCAGACAATAACCAAAGGACAAACACTGCCTATATATAGTCAATATATGTTTAATGAGTATTTAATTAATGCTGCTTACGGAGGGACATATGCCTTTACTCCAATTATTATGAATCACCGAAATCAATGGACTGGATTTGGTGATGTCGCACCTAAAACATCATCTTTATCTGCGCATACAGCAATAGGACAAAAAAGTTCATTAGGAGGACTTATGATTTATGATCAAACTGGACCAATTACTAATACACAAGTACAAATGAGCTATGGATATCATGTGCTAATGAATAAAGAAAGTAATCTAATATTATCTATGGCCTTAAGTGGCACATTAAATATGATGCAATTTATTTATCAAGAAGGCATGACATATTCAGAATTAACTAGCGGAATAATAGATAATTCTAATCAAAATAATGAGTCTTCTAGTGCTGCTGATATGAATTTTGATTTAGTATTACTTCATGAGTACTTTGATTTTGGACTAAGTATTCGAAACCTATTAGCAGCAGAGCCAACAAGCAATACTTATCAAAATGAAATTTTACGAACAAAATATATCTTACTTCATGGTACATTTTTAGGAGTTAATAGTACAGAAAAATCCATAGGAATTATTCCCTCATTTGTCTTAAGAAAAATGGGTATTTTTCAATATAATTCACTATTTGAGATTGACTTAAATGTGAAAATAATTTATAGAAATAAGATTTGGAGCGGATTATCATACAGAACTCATGAAAATACTATAAGCACATCCTTAGGAATCAATACTGCAAAAGCATTTTTTGGATATACTTATGATATTGGTACGTCGACAAATTTAAGTGGATATCATAATGGAAGTCATAATATTGCAATAGGATTTAAAATATTTGGACAAAATAAAAGATCTGTCAGACAACAAAATCCTTTGCAATTAAATATAAATAGTAATTGGGAGCGTGTCAGACTTTCCGACATGAGAAATAAATCAGGAAAATAATCGTTTAAAAATTATGAATTATATTTTTGACATTGATGGTACATTAACTCCAAGCAGGTTGCCAATTGACCCTAATTTTTCTAATTTTTTCACAAACTGGATAAAACAAAAAAATGTTTATTTAGTAACTGGATCAGATAAAGAAAAAACAATTGAACAGATTGGTCTCAATATATGGAAAAATGTTAACAAAGTATATCAAAGCTGTGGCAATCAAGTTTGGAAAAAAGGACAACTAATTGAGGAACGATCATTTTCTCTAAATAAAAAAATGAAAAATAAATTAACATTTTTTTTAAATAACAGCAGATGGTTAGAGAAATTCGGAAATCACTTTGAACAAAGAGTTGGTTTAGTGAACTTTTCGATTATTGGAAGAAATTGCTCACAAAAAAAAAGAGAGGAATACTATTTTTGGGATGCTCAAAGTAAAGAAAGAGAAATGATATGTAACCAAATAATGGAACACTTTCCAAATATTGAAGCAGCTATTGGTGGACAAATCAGTATAGACATATATGAAAAAGGGAAAAATAAAGCGCAAGTACTTGATGAAATAAGTGGAGAAGTATTTTTTTTTGGTGACAAAATGGATGAAGGTGGAAATGATTATCCTATTGCTAAAAGACTTATANTAGAAAAAAGACCCCATAAATTATTTAAGGTTTCTGATCCCTTANAAACATGGAATATATTAAAGANTCTTAACTAANTNNTAATTACAGATTTCACTGCATCAGCTGCAGATTGTAATGAAATAGCTGAAATAAATTTTAAACCACTACTATCTATAATNTCCTTTGCTTCTATTGAGTTTGTGCCTTGTAGCCTAACAATAATTGGAACCTTAATTGANCCTATGTTATTNTATGCATCAACTACTCCCTGAGCTACTCGGTCGCATCGAACAATACCGCCAAAAATATTAACTAAAATAGCATCTACATTTTTATCTTCTAAAATAATTCTAAAGGCTGACTCTACTCTTTTAGCATCTGCAGTCCCACCTACATCCAAAAAGTTTGCAGGGTTGCCTCCAGATAATTTAATTATATCCATAGTAGCCATAGCTAAACCCGCTCCATTAACAACACACCCAACATTACCGTCTAATTTAACATAGCTTAAACCAAGAGAACTAGCTTTTAGTTCTGCAGGATCTTCTTCCATTTCGTCTCTATAAGTTGCAATATCTTTATGTCTAAAGAGAGCATTTTCATCAATAGTTACTTTTGCATCAACAGCTATAATTTGATTATCCGAAGCTTTAATCACTGGATTTATCTCGAAAAGAGAAGAATCTGATTCAACATATGCAGTATATAAATTTTCAAGAAACACACACATATTATCAAAGGCAGTATCTCTCATATTCAAATTAGTTGCTATTTTTTTACATTGTTCTAAAGTTAAACCCTTTTCAGGATTAACCTGTTCTGTAAATATTTTGTCTGGATGGTCTTCAGCAACTTTTTCAATCTCCATTCCTCCCTCAGTGGAATACATAATCATATTTTGACTCGTACTTCGATTCAATAGTACTGATATATATAGTTCCTCAATTTCATTTTCACCAGGGCTATAAACATCTTCACAAATTAAAACCTTATTAACAATTTTACCCTGTTTTGATGTTTGAGGCGTGATTAAATTCATACCAAGAATATCATTTGCATATTGTTCTACTTCTTGCATATTTTTAGCTAATTTAATACCACCCCCCTTGCCTCTACCTCCAGCGTGGATTTGGGCTTTAATTATAAAACAAGGTGTATTTGTTAGATTGTAAATTTTCTTTGCACTTGAAATAGATTCCTCAACAGTATGCGCTAAATAACCCCGTTGAACTCTAACAGAATGTTTAGATAAAATTTCTTTTCCTTGATATTCATGTAAATTCATAATTTATATTTTTTTGAATGTCAAAAATAATCTAATGTTTAAAAAAATAAAAACAAATCATTTACTAAAATGAATTATCTTTGAAAACGTGAGATATTTTTTAGCTTATATTCTTTTAATTCCTTGTTTTTTGTTTTCTCAAAAACAAAAAAAGGAATTATTTGCAAAAAGAATTAACTCCAATGTTATAATTGATGGGAAATTAAATGAATTTTTTTGGTCTGACATTCCTTTTGCTAGAAATTTTCAGATGATTGAACCTATTAATGGAAAACTTGAAAGATCAACACAAAAAACAGAAGTCAAATTTGCGTATGATGATTATGCTATATATATAGGAGCAGAACTACATGATAAAAATGCAGGATATGATGACCCTAATATCACTGGAATCATGCAAGAGTTAGGTCCTAGAGATCAAGAAGGTAAAAGTACTGATGTATTTGGTCTGTTTATAAATCCATTTAATGATGGAATTAATGAATTTGCATTTCTTGTTACTGCTGCTGGTGTCCAAATTGACAAAAGAATTATATTAACGACTAATGGATATATAGAAGATAAAAATTGGGATGCTGTTTGGGAAAGTGCCGTATCAATTCATAAAGATGGATGGCGTGTAGAAATCAAGATTCCATACTCAGCTATTAGATTTCCAAATATTGACAAACAAGTTTGGGGTCTTAATATTTATAGGGAACTGCGAAGATTGAGAGAAGAATACTCATGGAACTTTATTGATACAAGACAAGGGAAAATTGGTAATCAAAATGGTCTACTCAAAGGAATTGAATATATTAAGCCCCCCATTAGATTGTCATTTAACCCATATGTTTCATCTGTATTAGTACAAGAACCTATTACATCACTAAATAAAAATTATCAATATAATTTTAATTATAGTGGTGGGGTTGATTTAAAATATGGTTTTTCAATTCCAACATTTTCTAGAAAAAATATTAATCTCACATTAGATATGATATTGTTACCAGAATTTCAACAAGTAGAATTTGACCCCTTAGTTCTTAATATATCCCCCTATGAAATAAGATATGACGAGAAGAGGAATTTCTTTACTGAGGGTATAGACTTATTCCAAAAAGGTAATTTATTTTACTCTAGAAGAATAGGCGGAACCCCAATTACTAACCCAATTCTTGGTGACAATGAAATTATTTCTAGATTACCTGAAAACACAAGATTATTTAATGGAACAAAAATTTCAGGCAGATCAGAGGATGGATGGGGAATTGGTTTATTTAATGCAATTACAAGAAATACATATGCCCAAATTCAAGATACGTTATTAAATATTGAAAAAGAGCAATTAATCGAGCCAATAACAAATTATAATATGTTGGTATTGGATAAAAGCTTTAATCAAAGTTCATTTATATCTTTTATTAATACTAATGTCTCTCGTAAAATCCCATTTAGAAATGCCAATGTTTCCGCATTGGTAGGGTCTATAACTAATAAAAAACAAACACATACATATGATGCAAATATTAAAGGAAGCATTGTTGGACAAGCAGATGAAAAAAATACAGGATTTTCGACTCTATTAAATATTCAAAAAATAAACGGGAAAATTAAATACAATATTCGCAACTATATAGAAAGTGATGAGTATGACATTAATGACATGGGCTTTCTATA includes these proteins:
- a CDS encoding ADP-forming succinate--CoA ligase subunit beta, translated to MNLHEYQGKEILSKHSVRVQRGYLAHTVEESISSAKKIYNLTNTPCFIIKAQIHAGGRGKGGGIKLAKNMQEVEQYANDILGMNLITPQTSKQGKIVNKVLICEDVYSPGENEIEELYISVLLNRSTSQNMIMYSTEGGMEIEKVAEDHPDKIFTEQVNPEKGLTLEQCKKIATNLNMRDTAFDNMCVFLENLYTAYVESDSSLFEINPVIKASDNQIIAVDAKVTIDENALFRHKDIATYRDEMEEDPAELKASSLGLSYVKLDGNVGCVVNGAGLAMATMDIIKLSGGNPANFLDVGGTADAKRVESAFRIILEDKNVDAILVNIFGGIVRCDRVAQGVVDAXNNIGSIKVPIIVRLQGTNSIEAKXIIDSSGLKFISAISLQSAADAVKSVIXX
- a CDS encoding type IX secretion system membrane protein PorP/SprF; protein product: MKKYIPILAIIICLSSQTITKGQTLPIYSQYMFNEYLINAAYGGTYAFTPIIMNHRNQWTGFGDVAPKTSSLSAHTAIGQKSSLGGLMIYDQTGPITNTQVQMSYGYHVLMNKESNLILSMALSGTLNMMQFIYQEGMTYSELTSGIIDNSNQNNESSSAADMNFDLVLLHEYFDFGLSIRNLLAAEPTSNTYQNEILRTKYILLHGTFLGVNSTEKSIGIIPSFVLRKMGIFQYNSLFEIDLNVKIIYRNKIWSGLSYRTHENTISTSLGINTAKAFFGYTYDIGTSTNLSGYHNGSHNIAIGFKIFGQNKRSVRQQNPLQLNINSNWERVRLSDMRNKSGK
- a CDS encoding gliding motility-associated C-terminal domain-containing protein, with protein sequence PQNLTITNIDNNSIYALITNVCGGENVIDIIADFNCIETIEVELYQPELFELEIAYNDVTCPEGQDGSIEIIFNGGTGEPSFNWTLNNTTYATTGNISSLSSGEYYLNITDQNECIFDAIVDIEEPPLFDISWEINSPACSSENGTVNFNVVGGHMGNYQFSYQNQIYEFTQTESIDLPSGEHIFTFIDSEGCESNDIVINMNPVSEDCLLIPSLFTPNGDGLNDIWEIGGIENYPNAIIHIYNRWGQVIFKSTSNYKGNEWDGTYNETPLPFAVYYYTIDPINENGKTYNGGVTIKY